A window of Bradyrhizobium sp. AZCC 1610 contains these coding sequences:
- a CDS encoding histone deacetylase family protein yields the protein MTLLLTHTACLDHLTPPGHPERPDRLRAVAEVLADDRFKPLARGEAPEGNLDSVTLCHGEHYIGELRHIAPQSGMIYIDGDTSMSPGTWEAVMRGVGGAVAATDAVMAGTHQNAFVAVRPPGHHAEVSKPMGFCFFDNVAIAARHAQRNYGIGRAAIVDFDVHHGNGTQDIFWHDPTVMYCSTHQMPLFPGTGASGERGEHDTIVNAPLASEDGSAKFRSAFENLILPQLQKFSPELVIISAGFDAHHRDPLASINLKADDFGWVTRKLMDVAETSAGGRVVSVLEGGYDLQGLKESVAAHVTALMGA from the coding sequence ATGACACTCCTTCTGACGCATACCGCCTGTCTCGACCATCTCACGCCCCCGGGGCATCCCGAACGCCCCGACCGGCTGCGCGCGGTCGCCGAGGTGCTGGCGGACGATCGTTTCAAGCCGCTCGCGCGCGGCGAAGCGCCGGAAGGCAATCTTGATTCCGTCACGCTGTGCCACGGCGAGCATTATATCGGCGAGCTCCGCCATATCGCCCCCCAAAGCGGCATGATCTATATCGACGGCGACACTTCGATGTCGCCGGGCACCTGGGAGGCCGTGATGCGCGGCGTCGGCGGCGCGGTCGCGGCAACGGATGCGGTGATGGCAGGCACGCATCAGAACGCCTTCGTCGCGGTGCGCCCGCCCGGCCATCATGCCGAGGTCTCCAAGCCGATGGGCTTCTGCTTCTTCGACAATGTCGCCATTGCCGCCCGTCACGCCCAGCGCAACTACGGCATCGGCCGCGCGGCGATCGTCGATTTCGACGTCCATCACGGCAACGGCACGCAAGACATCTTCTGGCACGATCCGACCGTGATGTATTGCTCGACGCATCAGATGCCGCTGTTTCCGGGCACCGGCGCCAGCGGCGAGCGCGGCGAGCACGACACCATCGTCAATGCGCCGCTGGCTTCCGAGGACGGCAGCGCCAAGTTCCGCTCGGCGTTCGAAAACCTGATCCTGCCGCAATTGCAGAAGTTCTCCCCGGAACTGGTCATCATCTCCGCCGGCTTCGACGCGCATCACCGCGATCCGCTGGCCTCGATCAACCTGAAGGCGGACGATTTCGGCTGGGTCACGCGCAAGCTGATGGATGTGGCGGAGACAAGCGCAGGTGGTCGGGTTGTGTCGGTGCTCGAGGGCGGCTACGACCTGCAGGGGCTGAAAGAGTCGGTTGCGGCGCATGTCACCGCATTGATGGGCGCGTAG
- a CDS encoding ring-cleaving dioxygenase translates to MQLGGIHHLTAISAKPRENLAFYTALLGMRLIKKTVNQDDVSAYHLFYADGKANPGTDLTFFDFPAAPEQRGTNSISRTGLRVAGEKTLGYWRDRLKKSGAVTRDIVEVDGRLTLPFEDGEGQRLVLVDDGGIGPASPWERSPVPAEHQIRGLGPIVLTVHDLSRTAFVLTEVMNMRRVRDYAAHGAEIHVFAMGEARGESSPAAELHVLEDKNSPVARQGAGGVHHVAFRTPDEAQYHAWTQRLNELRVPNSGEIDRFYFRSLYFREPNGILFEIATDGPGFATDEPMETLGERLALPPFLEPRRAAIEAGLKPIT, encoded by the coding sequence ATGCAGCTAGGCGGAATTCATCATCTGACCGCGATCTCGGCGAAGCCGCGGGAGAATCTGGCCTTTTACACCGCACTCCTCGGCATGCGGCTGATCAAGAAGACCGTCAACCAGGACGACGTCAGCGCCTATCACCTGTTCTATGCGGACGGCAAAGCCAATCCCGGCACCGATCTCACCTTCTTCGATTTCCCGGCCGCGCCCGAACAGCGCGGAACCAATTCGATCTCGCGCACCGGCCTGCGCGTCGCGGGCGAGAAGACCCTCGGCTACTGGCGGGATCGCCTTAAAAAGTCCGGCGCCGTGACCCGCGATATCGTCGAGGTCGACGGCCGGCTGACGCTGCCGTTCGAGGACGGCGAGGGGCAGCGGCTGGTGCTGGTCGACGATGGCGGCATAGGCCCGGCCTCGCCATGGGAGCGCAGCCCAGTGCCCGCCGAGCACCAGATCCGCGGCCTCGGTCCGATCGTGCTGACCGTGCACGACCTGTCACGCACCGCCTTCGTGCTGACAGAAGTGATGAACATGCGCCGCGTGCGCGACTATGCCGCGCACGGCGCGGAGATTCATGTCTTCGCGATGGGCGAGGCAAGGGGAGAAAGCAGCCCCGCCGCCGAACTGCATGTGCTCGAAGACAAGAATTCGCCTGTCGCGCGGCAAGGCGCCGGCGGCGTCCACCACGTCGCGTTCCGCACGCCGGATGAGGCGCAATATCACGCCTGGACCCAGCGCCTGAACGAACTCCGCGTTCCCAACAGCGGCGAGATCGACCGCTTCTATTTCCGCAGCCTCTATTTCCGCGAACCGAACGGCATTTTGTTCGAAATCGCGACGGATGGCCCGGGCTTTGCGACCGATGAGCCGATGGAAACGCTGGGTGAAAGGTTGGCGCTGCCGCCGTTTCTGGAGCCGCGAAGGGCGGCGATCGAGGCGGGGCTGAAGCCGATTACGTAG
- a CDS encoding exodeoxyribonuclease VII small subunit, with amino-acid sequence MAENTQLDVKKLSFERAIEELESIVTRLEGGKVPLEESVAIYERGEALKRRCEELLRQAEARVDKITTDANGQVTGTEPLDVQ; translated from the coding sequence ATGGCCGAAAATACCCAGCTGGACGTCAAGAAACTCTCCTTCGAGCGCGCGATCGAGGAACTTGAATCGATCGTCACGCGGCTCGAGGGCGGCAAGGTGCCGCTCGAGGAATCGGTCGCGATCTATGAGCGCGGCGAGGCGCTGAAGCGCCGCTGCGAAGAGCTGCTGCGGCAGGCCGAGGCCCGCGTCGACAAGATCACCACCGACGCCAACGGACAGGTCACCGGGACCGAGCCGCTCGACGTGCAGTGA
- a CDS encoding nucleoside 2-deoxyribosyltransferase, with amino-acid sequence MKIYLAGPDVFLPDAVEIGRRKVAVCARHGVSGLYPLDNAVDLSAADASLAIFKGNEAMMDAADAIIANLTPFRGPSADAGTVYELGYMAGRGKFCLAYSNDPAIYAERVARSFAVTKASGGHLIDDDGLTVEDFGLPDNLMMIHTLDLHGARLVTPRQRPADIWHDLTSFEACVALAADRATGKSD; translated from the coding sequence ATGAAGATCTATCTGGCAGGTCCCGATGTGTTCCTGCCGGACGCCGTCGAGATCGGGCGCCGCAAGGTCGCGGTCTGCGCCCGCCATGGCGTGAGCGGCCTCTATCCGCTCGACAATGCGGTCGATCTTTCGGCCGCCGACGCCTCGCTCGCGATCTTCAAGGGCAACGAAGCGATGATGGACGCGGCGGACGCGATCATTGCCAATCTTACGCCGTTTCGCGGCCCAAGTGCGGACGCCGGCACGGTCTATGAACTCGGCTACATGGCCGGCCGCGGCAAGTTCTGTCTGGCCTACAGCAACGACCCCGCCATCTATGCCGAGCGGGTTGCGCGATCCTTTGCGGTCACGAAAGCCAGTGGCGGTCATCTGATCGACGACGACGGACTGACGGTGGAAGATTTCGGCCTGCCCGACAACCTCATGATGATCCACACGCTCGACCTGCATGGTGCTAGACTGGTGACGCCGCGGCAGCGGCCTGCGGACATCTGGCACGATCTCACCTCGTTCGAAGCCTGCGTTGCGCTTGCGGCGGATCGCGCCACCGGCAAATCGGACTGA
- the dxs gene encoding 1-deoxy-D-xylulose-5-phosphate synthase: protein MQNWNIAVTTFSKTPLLDTIRTPDDLRKLKIEQVRQVADELRQETIDAVSVTGGHFGAGLGVVELTTAIHYTFDTPRDRLIWDVGHQAYPHKILTGRRDRIRTLRTGGGLSGFTKRSESDYDPFGAAHSSTSISAGLGMAVARDLAGGKNNVIAVIGDGAMSAGMAYEAMNNAGAMNSRLIVILNDNDMSIAPPVGAMSAYLSRLYSGKTYRTLREAAKQINKRLPKILANRANRVEEYSRGFMMDGGTLFEELGFYYVGPIDGHNLDHLLPVLKNVRDMETGPILVHVVTQKGKGYGPAEASADKYHAVVKFDVATGAQAKAKPNAPAYQNVFGQSLVKEAEKDDKVVAITAAMPSGTGVDIFNKAFPNRTFDVGIAEQHAVTFAAGLATEGYKPFCAIYSTFLQRGYDQVVHDVAIQSLPVRFAIDRAGLVGADGATHAGSFDNAYLGCLPNFVIMAASDEAELVHMVATQVAINDRPSAVRYPRGEGRGVEMPEFGVPLEIGKGRIVRQGNKIALLSFGTRMAECEKAADELAAHGLSTTIADARFMKPLDVDLVLKLARDHEVLLTIEEGSIGGFGSHVMQTLAEHGMLDGGLRMRAMILPDEFIDHDSPNAMYAHAGLDAKGIVAKVFDALGKDYKTETVKLA, encoded by the coding sequence ATGCAAAATTGGAATATCGCTGTGACCACATTTAGTAAAACGCCGCTTCTCGATACCATCCGCACGCCCGACGACCTTCGCAAGCTCAAGATCGAGCAGGTGCGTCAGGTCGCCGACGAACTCCGCCAGGAAACCATCGACGCCGTTTCGGTGACCGGCGGCCACTTCGGCGCCGGCCTCGGCGTCGTGGAACTCACCACCGCGATCCACTACACCTTCGACACACCGCGCGACCGCCTGATCTGGGACGTCGGCCACCAGGCCTACCCGCACAAGATCCTGACCGGCCGCCGCGACCGCATCCGCACGCTGCGCACCGGCGGCGGCCTCTCCGGCTTCACCAAGCGCAGCGAGAGCGACTACGATCCGTTTGGCGCCGCGCACTCCTCAACCTCGATTTCGGCCGGCCTCGGCATGGCGGTGGCGCGCGACCTCGCCGGCGGCAAGAACAACGTTATCGCCGTGATCGGTGACGGCGCGATGTCAGCCGGCATGGCCTATGAGGCCATGAACAATGCGGGCGCAATGAATTCACGCCTGATCGTGATCCTCAACGACAACGACATGTCGATTGCGCCGCCGGTCGGCGCGATGAGCGCATATCTGTCGCGGCTCTATTCCGGCAAGACCTACCGCACGCTGCGCGAGGCGGCCAAACAGATCAACAAGCGCCTGCCGAAGATCCTCGCCAACCGCGCCAACCGCGTCGAGGAATATTCCCGCGGCTTCATGATGGACGGCGGCACGCTGTTCGAGGAACTCGGCTTCTATTACGTCGGCCCGATCGACGGTCATAACCTCGACCATCTACTGCCGGTTCTGAAGAACGTCCGCGACATGGAAACCGGCCCGATCCTGGTTCACGTCGTGACGCAGAAGGGCAAGGGTTACGGCCCGGCGGAAGCTTCCGCCGACAAGTATCATGCGGTGGTCAAATTCGACGTCGCCACCGGCGCCCAGGCGAAAGCAAAACCGAACGCGCCGGCCTACCAGAACGTGTTCGGCCAGAGCCTCGTCAAGGAAGCCGAGAAGGACGACAAGGTCGTCGCCATCACCGCGGCGATGCCGTCCGGCACCGGCGTCGACATCTTCAACAAGGCCTTCCCCAACCGCACCTTCGATGTCGGCATTGCCGAGCAGCATGCGGTGACGTTTGCCGCCGGCCTTGCCACCGAAGGCTACAAGCCGTTCTGCGCGATCTACTCGACCTTCCTGCAGCGCGGCTATGACCAGGTGGTCCACGACGTCGCGATCCAGAGCCTGCCGGTGCGTTTTGCAATCGACCGCGCCGGCCTGGTCGGCGCCGACGGCGCGACCCATGCCGGTTCGTTCGACAACGCCTATCTTGGCTGCCTGCCGAACTTCGTCATCATGGCGGCGTCCGACGAGGCCGAACTGGTGCACATGGTCGCCACCCAAGTCGCGATCAACGACCGGCCGAGCGCGGTGCGCTATCCGCGCGGCGAAGGCCGCGGCGTCGAAATGCCGGAGTTCGGCGTTCCCCTCGAGATCGGCAAGGGCCGCATCGTCCGCCAGGGCAACAAGATCGCCCTGCTCTCGTTCGGCACGCGCATGGCCGAATGCGAGAAGGCCGCCGACGAACTCGCCGCCCACGGCCTTTCCACCACCATCGCCGACGCCCGCTTCATGAAGCCGCTCGACGTCGATCTGGTGCTGAAGCTGGCGCGCGACCACGAGGTGCTGCTCACCATCGAGGAAGGCTCGATCGGCGGCTTCGGTTCGCACGTGATGCAGACGCTGGCCGAACATGGCATGCTCGACGGCGGATTGCGGATGCGCGCGATGATCCTGCCCGACGAGTTCATCGACCACGACTCGCCGAACGCGATGTATGCCCATGCCGGCCTCGACGCCAAGGGCATCGTCGCCAAGGTGTTCGATGCGCTCGGCAAGGACTACAAGACCGAGACCGTCAAGCTCGCCTGA
- a CDS encoding TlyA family RNA methyltransferase, giving the protein MAKTSNSETSARKRVDVLLVERGLFDSRARARAAIDAGGVTADGRPVLKASEMIAANAELSAQPAHPYVSRGGVKLAGALEQYPIEIEGHVCLDVGASTGGFTEVLLQNGASLVFAIDVGRGQLHPSLRSHAKIVSMEETDIRKFEGKRLPARPDIVVIDVSFISLKVVLPVALSLAAAPMHLLALIKPQFEAERKHSKRGIIRNAMVHQEICDDISAFAASLGCTDIQVFPSSIKGGDGNIEFFMGARRG; this is encoded by the coding sequence TTGGCGAAAACGAGCAACAGCGAAACTTCTGCCCGCAAGCGCGTGGACGTGCTGCTGGTCGAGCGCGGCCTGTTCGATAGCCGCGCCCGCGCCCGTGCGGCGATCGACGCCGGCGGCGTGACCGCCGACGGCAGGCCCGTGCTGAAGGCGTCGGAGATGATCGCCGCCAATGCCGAATTGTCCGCGCAGCCCGCGCACCCCTACGTCTCGCGCGGCGGCGTCAAGCTCGCCGGCGCCCTGGAGCAATATCCGATCGAGATCGAGGGCCATGTCTGCCTCGACGTCGGCGCCTCCACCGGCGGCTTCACCGAGGTGCTGCTGCAAAACGGCGCCAGCCTCGTCTTCGCCATCGATGTCGGGCGCGGCCAGTTGCATCCCTCACTGCGCAGCCACGCCAAAATCGTATCGATGGAAGAAACCGACATCCGCAAGTTCGAGGGCAAGCGCCTGCCCGCCCGGCCGGATATCGTCGTCATCGACGTCAGCTTCATTTCCCTGAAGGTGGTGCTGCCGGTGGCGTTGTCGCTCGCCGCAGCACCAATGCATCTGCTGGCGCTGATCAAGCCGCAATTCGAGGCGGAGCGAAAGCACTCCAAGCGCGGCATCATCCGCAACGCGATGGTGCATCAGGAAATCTGCGACGATATCTCGGCATTCGCCGCCTCGCTCGGCTGCACCGATATCCAGGTGTTTCCCTCGTCGATCAAAGGCGGCGACGGCAATATCGAATTCTTCATGGGCGCGCGCCGTGGCTGA
- a CDS encoding bifunctional metallophosphatase/5'-nucleotidase, with the protein MKVLLRPILAFAIMLALAASSLAQTAAPVDLRILAINDFHGYLRPPPGGITIADPEDRTKKITVPAGGAEHMATLVGQLRDGHKNSIFVAAGDLIGASPFLSAMFHDEPTIEALSMMGLALSSVGNHEFDEGKDELLRMQNGGCHPVDQCQGPHPFLGAKFRYLAASTFEKSSGKTVFPSYEIRAFDGIPAAFIGLTLKGTPGLVSPTGVADLEFRDEASTVNALIPELKARGVEAIVVLIHEGGLPTGDYNECPGVSGPIVDIVKKFDKAVDVVVSGHTHRAYVCEIDGRLVTSGDKYGTLVTAIDLKLDPTTRDVVSAKADNTIVRSATLAKDVRQTALIESYDRLAAPIANRPAGSVTATLSRVPNNAGESPLGDIIADAQLAATSAEEKGGAVIAFTNPGGVRADVTRREDGAVTYGDVFASQPFRNQLVTITLTGKQIKDMLEQQWLDPKRPRILQVSKGFAYAWDGSKPDGERVLPERMSLNGQPLDPAASYRVTVNNFLFVGGDGFTVLTQGTAPLIGVYDSDALHAYFKANSPVSPTTVDRIVRVN; encoded by the coding sequence ATGAAAGTTCTCCTTCGTCCCATCCTTGCATTCGCGATCATGCTGGCGCTTGCCGCATCATCGCTCGCCCAGACCGCCGCGCCGGTGGACCTTCGCATTCTCGCGATCAACGATTTTCACGGCTACCTTCGCCCGCCGCCGGGCGGGATCACGATTGCCGATCCCGAGGACAGGACGAAGAAGATCACTGTTCCCGCCGGGGGCGCGGAGCATATGGCGACGCTGGTCGGCCAACTCCGCGACGGGCACAAGAACTCGATCTTTGTTGCGGCCGGCGACTTGATCGGCGCCAGCCCGTTTTTGTCGGCGATGTTCCATGACGAGCCGACGATCGAGGCGCTGTCGATGATGGGGCTGGCGCTTTCTTCCGTCGGCAACCACGAATTCGACGAGGGCAAGGACGAACTCTTGCGTATGCAGAATGGCGGCTGCCATCCGGTCGACCAATGCCAGGGGCCGCACCCGTTTCTGGGCGCGAAATTTCGCTATCTCGCCGCCAGCACGTTCGAGAAGAGCAGCGGCAAGACCGTGTTTCCTTCTTACGAAATCCGCGCATTCGACGGCATTCCGGCCGCCTTCATCGGCCTGACCTTGAAGGGTACACCGGGCCTCGTCTCGCCGACAGGCGTTGCCGATCTCGAATTTCGCGACGAAGCCAGTACGGTGAACGCGCTGATCCCGGAATTGAAAGCGCGCGGCGTCGAGGCCATCGTCGTCCTGATCCACGAAGGCGGATTGCCGACGGGCGACTACAACGAATGCCCTGGCGTTTCGGGCCCGATCGTCGACATCGTCAAGAAGTTCGACAAGGCGGTCGACGTTGTGGTCTCCGGCCACACCCACCGGGCCTATGTCTGCGAGATCGACGGGCGGCTCGTCACATCAGGCGACAAATACGGCACCCTCGTCACCGCGATCGATCTCAAGCTTGATCCGACGACGCGCGATGTCGTCAGCGCCAAAGCCGACAACACCATCGTGCGATCAGCAACGCTCGCGAAGGACGTCCGGCAAACTGCGCTGATCGAATCCTACGACAGGCTGGCCGCGCCGATCGCCAACCGCCCGGCGGGTTCGGTGACGGCCACGCTGTCGCGCGTCCCCAACAATGCCGGCGAAAGCCCGCTCGGCGACATCATCGCAGACGCGCAACTCGCGGCCACCAGCGCCGAGGAAAAAGGCGGCGCGGTCATCGCCTTCACCAATCCCGGCGGCGTGCGCGCCGATGTAACGCGCAGAGAGGACGGCGCGGTGACCTATGGCGACGTGTTCGCCAGCCAGCCGTTCCGCAACCAACTGGTGACGATCACGCTGACGGGAAAACAGATCAAGGACATGCTGGAGCAGCAATGGCTCGACCCGAAACGGCCGAGGATCCTGCAGGTGTCGAAAGGATTCGCCTATGCGTGGGACGGATCGAAGCCTGACGGCGAGCGCGTGCTGCCTGAACGGATGTCGCTGAACGGACAGCCGCTCGATCCCGCCGCGAGCTATCGCGTCACCGTCAACAATTTCCTGTTCGTCGGCGGCGACGGTTTTACCGTGCTCACCCAGGGAACCGCGCCGCTGATCGGCGTCTACGATTCCGACGCGCTGCATGCCTATTTCAAGGCCAATAGCCCGGTCAGCCCGACCACAGTGGATCGCATTGTCAGGGTAAATTAG